A window from Actinomycetospora corticicola encodes these proteins:
- a CDS encoding L-threonylcarbamoyladenylate synthase translates to MILTLAVETSSRTYGAALLDDDVVLAQASADRSDPGFVDVGVLAGSVIAEGGRTVADLDRLAVDVGPGNLASVRAGIAYVNAVAFARGIPVIGLDALALLNHHDGPALALRMAGGTAVYAALTKADGTVATRHGDLAVVLKDLFPTPGAVTSAGPVTSGGTPLRVAGAKRPQALELLAGLGVDATDAGTDAPDIDDVVAALRRGDHDPAVVSAAPLTESSVRFRGDAWAAAREALLDGGVALLPTDTVYGLAVHPRRREAIDALFALKARPRTRELPIMVATPDELPSLGVQVPDTARRLLGAFSPGPITVALGVDDTAPAWLAGREEVGVRVPSDPDLRALLSDVGALLVTSANAHGEPTAQAVDPILAQLAGHPDAVVDGGTRSGVPSTVVNCHLDTPRIEREGAIPAAEIERVLHG, encoded by the coding sequence GTGATCCTCACCCTCGCCGTCGAGACCTCGTCCCGCACCTACGGCGCCGCACTGCTCGACGACGACGTGGTCCTGGCGCAGGCGAGCGCCGACCGCTCCGACCCCGGGTTCGTCGACGTCGGCGTGCTCGCGGGCTCGGTCATCGCCGAGGGCGGCCGCACGGTCGCCGACCTCGACCGCCTCGCCGTCGACGTCGGCCCCGGCAACCTCGCCTCGGTGCGCGCCGGCATCGCCTACGTGAACGCCGTGGCCTTCGCCCGCGGCATCCCCGTCATCGGGCTCGACGCCCTCGCGCTGCTGAACCACCACGACGGGCCGGCCCTCGCCCTGCGGATGGCCGGCGGTACCGCCGTGTACGCGGCGCTGACCAAGGCGGACGGCACCGTCGCCACCCGGCACGGCGACCTCGCCGTCGTGCTCAAGGACCTCTTCCCGACGCCGGGTGCGGTCACCTCCGCCGGTCCGGTCACCTCCGGAGGCACCCCCCTCCGCGTCGCGGGCGCCAAGCGGCCGCAGGCCCTGGAGCTGCTGGCCGGCCTCGGGGTCGATGCGACCGACGCCGGGACCGACGCGCCGGACATCGACGACGTCGTCGCCGCGCTGCGCCGCGGGGACCACGACCCGGCGGTGGTCAGCGCCGCCCCGTTGACCGAGTCGAGCGTGCGGTTCCGCGGCGACGCGTGGGCGGCCGCCCGGGAGGCGCTGCTCGACGGCGGGGTGGCGCTGCTGCCGACCGACACGGTGTACGGGCTGGCCGTCCATCCCCGTCGTCGGGAGGCGATCGACGCGCTGTTCGCGCTCAAGGCCCGGCCGCGCACCCGGGAGCTGCCGATCATGGTGGCCACGCCGGACGAGCTGCCCAGCCTGGGCGTGCAGGTGCCCGACACCGCGCGGCGCCTGTTGGGTGCCTTCTCCCCGGGGCCGATCACGGTCGCGCTCGGCGTCGACGACACTGCGCCGGCGTGGCTGGCCGGTCGGGAGGAGGTCGGCGTGCGCGTGCCGTCCGACCCCGACCTGCGTGCGCTGCTCTCCGACGTCGGCGCCCTGCTCGTGACCAGCGCGAACGCCCACGGCGAACCCACCGCCCAGGCGGTCGACCCCATCCTCGCGCAGCTCGCCGGGCACCCCGACGCGGTCGTGGACGGGGGCACCCGCTCCGGTGTCCCCTCGACGGTCGTCAACTGCCACCTGGACACGCCACGCATCGAGCGCGAGGGCGCGATCCCGGCGGCCGAGATCGAGAGAGTGCTGCATGGCTGA
- the glyA gene encoding serine hydroxymethyltransferase yields the protein MASTDHFWGPDYQALSAVDPEIAQVLDDELGRLRGGLQLIASENLTSPAVLAALGSTLSNKYAEGYPGRRYYGGCEVVDRAEEIGIERAKALFGAEHANLQPHSGANANLAVYAAFCQPGDKVLAMSLPHGGHLTHGAKVSFSGKWFEPVPYTVREDDHRIDYDQVRDLALEHRPKMIVAGATAYPRLIDFARFREIADEVGAILWVDAAHFIGLVAGQAIPSPVPYADVVTFTTHKVLRGPRGGMLVSKAEHAKALDKAVFPFLQGGPLMHAVAGKAVALAEAATPEYQQYARTVIENAQALTSGLVEHGMRAISGGTDTHLALLDLSPLGVTGKEAEARSGLAAITLNKNAIPYDTQPPMVASGIRVGSPSITTQGMTPAEMPEVARLIATAVTADETTEDGKRTLADTRDAVSSLVGRFPAYPRG from the coding sequence GTGGCAAGCACCGACCACTTCTGGGGCCCGGACTACCAGGCCCTGTCCGCCGTCGACCCCGAGATCGCGCAGGTCCTCGACGACGAGCTCGGTCGGCTCCGCGGCGGTCTCCAGCTCATCGCCAGCGAGAACCTGACCAGTCCCGCGGTCCTCGCGGCGCTCGGCTCGACGCTGTCGAACAAGTACGCCGAGGGCTACCCCGGCCGCCGCTACTACGGCGGCTGCGAGGTCGTCGACCGCGCCGAGGAGATCGGCATCGAGCGGGCCAAGGCCCTGTTCGGCGCCGAGCACGCGAACCTGCAGCCGCACTCCGGCGCGAATGCGAACCTCGCGGTCTACGCGGCGTTCTGCCAGCCGGGCGACAAGGTGCTCGCCATGTCGCTGCCGCACGGCGGCCACCTCACCCACGGCGCCAAGGTCAGCTTCTCGGGCAAGTGGTTCGAGCCGGTGCCCTACACCGTGCGCGAGGACGACCACCGCATCGACTACGACCAGGTGCGCGACCTCGCCCTCGAGCACCGCCCGAAGATGATCGTCGCGGGCGCCACCGCCTACCCGCGCCTCATCGACTTCGCGCGCTTCCGCGAGATCGCCGACGAGGTCGGCGCGATCCTCTGGGTCGACGCGGCGCACTTCATCGGCCTCGTCGCCGGGCAGGCCATCCCCAGCCCGGTGCCCTACGCCGACGTCGTCACCTTCACCACGCACAAGGTCCTGCGCGGCCCGCGCGGCGGCATGCTCGTCTCGAAGGCCGAGCACGCCAAGGCCCTCGACAAGGCCGTCTTCCCGTTCCTGCAGGGCGGGCCGCTGATGCACGCGGTCGCCGGCAAGGCGGTGGCGCTGGCCGAGGCCGCGACGCCGGAGTACCAGCAGTACGCGCGCACCGTCATCGAGAACGCGCAGGCCCTGACGTCGGGCCTGGTGGAGCACGGGATGCGCGCGATCTCCGGCGGCACCGACACCCACCTCGCGCTGCTCGACCTGTCCCCGCTCGGCGTCACCGGCAAGGAGGCCGAGGCCCGCAGCGGGCTCGCGGCCATCACGCTGAACAAGAACGCGATCCCGTACGACACGCAGCCGCCGATGGTGGCCTCGGGCATCCGCGTCGGCTCCCCGTCGATCACCACGCAGGGGATGACGCCGGCCGAGATGCCGGAGGTCGCGCGCCTCATCGCGACCGCGGTGACCGCGGACGAGACGACCGAGGACGGCAAGCGCACGCTGGCCGACACCCGCGACGCCGTGTCCTCGCTGGTGGGGCGCTTCCCGGCCTACCCGCGGGGCTGA
- a CDS encoding MraY family glycosyltransferase, which produces MDPSPPFAPQGLPIREYLLVALCAAVVTFLVTGVVRRLAIRGGAIAVPRGRDVHTVPVPRLGGVAMYIGVLAGVFVASQLPVLRRAFDYSSETRAVIVAGGLICLVGALDDRFGVDALTKLAGQATSAGVMVLLGVQWLILPVPDGGSGTLLILGPDQGVILTVFLTVVLVNAINFVDGLDGLAAGIGLIAALAVLAYSLGLLDQRDGDVTAYPPALIAAVLAGACAGFLPHNFQPARIFMGDSGSMLIGLMLAAATTTASGRITYSDSAPRNAVALLAPIVVVAAVVLVPLVDLLLAVVRRTRAGRSPFAPDKMHLHHRLLEFGHSQRRAVLLIYLWAGVFAFGAVALALITDVFLVVWLVALGLLVAVLASAVPRLRRTARS; this is translated from the coding sequence GTGGACCCGTCGCCACCGTTTGCCCCGCAGGGCCTGCCGATCCGGGAGTACCTCCTGGTGGCGCTCTGCGCGGCGGTGGTGACGTTCCTGGTCACCGGCGTCGTCCGGCGGCTCGCCATCCGCGGCGGGGCGATCGCGGTCCCGCGCGGCCGCGACGTCCACACCGTGCCCGTCCCGCGCCTCGGCGGGGTCGCCATGTACATCGGCGTCCTCGCCGGGGTGTTCGTGGCCTCGCAGCTCCCCGTGCTGCGGCGCGCGTTCGACTACTCCTCGGAGACCCGGGCGGTCATCGTGGCCGGGGGACTGATCTGCCTGGTCGGTGCGCTGGACGACCGCTTCGGCGTGGACGCGCTCACGAAGTTGGCGGGGCAGGCGACCTCGGCCGGCGTCATGGTCCTGCTCGGCGTGCAGTGGCTCATCCTGCCCGTTCCCGACGGCGGGTCGGGCACGTTGCTCATCCTCGGTCCCGACCAGGGCGTCATCCTCACGGTCTTCCTCACCGTGGTGCTGGTGAACGCGATCAACTTCGTCGACGGGCTCGACGGGCTCGCCGCCGGGATCGGCCTGATCGCGGCCCTGGCCGTGCTCGCGTACTCGCTCGGGCTGCTCGACCAGCGCGACGGGGACGTGACCGCGTACCCGCCGGCACTGATCGCCGCGGTCCTGGCGGGGGCGTGCGCGGGCTTCCTGCCCCACAACTTCCAGCCCGCCCGCATCTTCATGGGCGACTCCGGCTCGATGCTGATCGGCCTCATGCTCGCCGCGGCCACCACCACGGCGTCGGGACGGATCACCTACTCCGACTCGGCGCCGCGCAACGCGGTCGCCCTGCTCGCGCCGATCGTCGTCGTCGCGGCCGTGGTCCTGGTGCCCCTGGTCGACCTGCTGCTGGCGGTGGTCCGGCGCACGCGGGCCGGACGGAGCCCGTTCGCACCGGACAAGATGCACCTGCACCACCGCCTGCTCGAGTTCGGTCACTCGCAGCGGCGGGCCGTCCTGCTCATCTACCTGTGGGCCGGGGTGTTCGCGTTCGGCGCGGTCGCCCTCGCGCTCATCACCGACGTCTTCCTCGTGGTCTGGCTGGTCGCCCTCGGGCTGCTGGTGGCCGTGCTCGCCTCGGCGGTGCCGCGCCTGCGCCGGACCGCCCGTTCCTGA
- the rpmE gene encoding 50S ribosomal protein L31, which produces MKSGIHPEYVETSVLCSCGSSFTTRSTKSGGNITVETCSACHPFYTGKQRILDTGGRIARFEARYGKRSK; this is translated from the coding sequence ATGAAGTCCGGGATCCACCCCGAGTACGTCGAGACCTCGGTGCTCTGCAGCTGTGGGAGCTCGTTCACCACGCGCAGCACCAAGTCCGGCGGGAACATCACCGTCGAGACCTGCTCGGCCTGCCACCCCTTCTACACCGGCAAGCAGCGCATCCTGGACACCGGCGGTCGCATCGCCCGGTTCGAGGCGCGCTACGGCAAGCGCTCCAAGTAG
- the prfA gene encoding peptide chain release factor 1, giving the protein MTSVAENSVRALVEEHAGLEARLADPDVHADQALARRLGRRYAELAPIVTTAGELERAEADLADARELAGEDPAFEAEADSLAATVGSLRDRLSELLVPRDPADAHDVVVEVKSGEGGEESALFAGDLLRMYSRYAERRGWKVAVLSATESDLGGFKDVTVTVTAPGNEPDGVWAWFKYEGGVHRVQRVPVTESQGRIHTSAAGVLVYPEAEEAPDVEIDDKDLRIDVFRSSGKGGQGVNTTDSAVRITHLPTGVVVSCQNERSQLQNKARAMDVLRSRLQAIADEQQAEAASADRRSQVRTVDRSERVRTYNFPENRISDHRIGYKSHDLDRVLDGELGGVLDALRAADRAERLATAASEEARG; this is encoded by the coding sequence ATGACCTCGGTGGCCGAGAACTCGGTGCGGGCGCTCGTGGAGGAGCACGCCGGGCTGGAGGCGCGCCTCGCCGATCCCGACGTGCACGCCGATCAGGCCCTGGCCCGGCGGCTCGGGCGGCGCTACGCCGAGCTGGCCCCCATCGTCACCACCGCCGGTGAGCTGGAGCGCGCCGAGGCCGACCTCGCCGACGCCCGCGAGCTCGCCGGGGAGGACCCGGCGTTCGAGGCGGAGGCCGACAGCCTCGCGGCCACGGTCGGGTCGCTGCGCGACCGGCTCTCCGAGCTGCTCGTTCCGCGCGACCCCGCCGACGCGCACGACGTCGTCGTCGAGGTGAAGTCCGGGGAGGGCGGGGAGGAGTCCGCGCTGTTCGCGGGCGACCTGCTGCGGATGTACTCGCGGTATGCGGAGCGGCGCGGCTGGAAGGTCGCGGTCCTCTCCGCCACCGAGTCCGACCTCGGCGGGTTCAAGGACGTCACCGTCACCGTCACCGCCCCGGGCAACGAGCCCGACGGCGTCTGGGCCTGGTTCAAGTACGAGGGCGGCGTGCACCGCGTCCAGCGGGTGCCGGTCACCGAGTCACAGGGCCGCATCCACACCTCCGCCGCCGGCGTCCTCGTGTACCCGGAGGCCGAGGAGGCCCCCGACGTCGAGATCGACGACAAGGACCTGCGCATCGACGTCTTCCGCTCGTCGGGCAAGGGCGGCCAGGGCGTCAACACCACCGACTCCGCCGTCCGGATCACCCACCTGCCCACGGGCGTGGTCGTGAGCTGCCAGAACGAGCGCTCCCAGCTGCAGAACAAGGCGCGCGCGATGGACGTGCTGCGCTCCCGGCTGCAGGCGATCGCCGACGAGCAGCAGGCCGAGGCGGCCTCCGCCGACCGCCGCAGCCAGGTCCGCACCGTCGACCGCTCCGAGCGGGTGCGCACCTACAACTTCCCGGAGAACCGCATCTCCGACCACCGCATCGGCTACAAGTCCCACGACCTCGACCGCGTGCTCGACGGCGAACTCGGCGGGGTCCTCGACGCGCTGCGGGCCGCCGACCGCGCCGAACGGCTCGCCACGGCCGCGAGCGAGGAGGCCCGGGGGTGA
- the tsaD gene encoding tRNA (adenosine(37)-N6)-threonylcarbamoyltransferase complex transferase subunit TsaD has protein sequence MADLMLGIETSCDDTGVAIVRPDGTVVASAVASQVELHDRYGGVYPEMASRAHVDAILPTVRKVLDDAGLAPEDLTAIGVTRGPGLIGSLVVGTNSAVGLGDGWGLPVYGVNHLRGHLRSADLDEKRVTYPAMVLLVSGGHTLLAHVQENGDVTLVGSTRDDSVGEAYDKVARMLGLGYPGGPAIDRLAKTGTPDVDFPRPAKDLELDFSFSGLKSAVSRFLAANPDHPPENVAASFVEACLDVLLTKCRRALEQHPSRCLVVVGGVAASPQLRERAAALCAETGVELCLPPLRWSTDNGAMIGLAAWDYRARGLQERPRPTTSLTIADW, from the coding sequence ATGGCTGACCTCATGTTGGGCATCGAGACCTCGTGCGACGACACCGGCGTCGCGATCGTCCGGCCCGACGGCACGGTCGTCGCGTCCGCCGTCGCGAGCCAGGTCGAGCTGCACGACCGCTACGGCGGCGTCTACCCGGAGATGGCGAGCCGCGCGCACGTCGACGCGATCCTGCCGACGGTGCGCAAGGTGCTCGACGACGCGGGGCTCGCGCCCGAGGACCTCACCGCCATCGGCGTGACCCGCGGGCCCGGGCTGATCGGCAGCCTCGTCGTCGGGACGAACTCCGCGGTGGGGCTGGGCGACGGCTGGGGCCTGCCGGTGTACGGCGTGAACCACCTGCGCGGGCACCTGCGGTCCGCGGACCTCGACGAGAAGCGCGTGACGTACCCGGCGATGGTCCTGCTCGTCTCCGGCGGCCACACGCTGCTCGCGCACGTGCAGGAGAACGGCGACGTCACGCTCGTCGGGTCGACGCGGGACGACTCGGTGGGGGAGGCCTACGACAAGGTCGCCCGGATGCTCGGTCTCGGCTACCCCGGCGGGCCCGCGATCGACCGGCTCGCGAAGACCGGCACGCCCGACGTCGACTTCCCGCGCCCGGCGAAGGACCTGGAGCTCGACTTCTCGTTCTCCGGGCTCAAGTCGGCGGTGTCGCGGTTCCTCGCGGCGAACCCGGACCACCCGCCGGAGAACGTGGCGGCGAGCTTCGTCGAGGCCTGCCTCGACGTGCTCCTGACGAAGTGCCGCCGGGCGCTGGAGCAGCACCCGAGCCGCTGCCTCGTCGTCGTGGGCGGGGTCGCGGCCAGCCCGCAGCTGCGGGAGCGGGCCGCGGCGCTGTGCGCGGAGACGGGCGTCGAGCTCTGCCTGCCGCCCCTGCGCTGGTCCACCGACAACGGCGCGATGATCGGGCTCGCGGCCTGGGACTACCGGGCCCGTGGCCTGCAGGAACGCCCGAGACCGACCACGTCACTGACGATCGCCGACTGGTGA
- the prmC gene encoding peptide chain release factor N(5)-glutamine methyltransferase, translating to MTPSTGTRTTRTRVAAAARRLADAGVDSPRVDAELLAAHVLGVPRTRLVLAPDLDDEASRRLDELVERRAAREPLQHLVGSAVLGPVSVAVGPGVFVPRPETELLLTEGVASLRGTAAPVVVDLCTGSGALALALAVARPDARVWAVEADPDALAWAARNLAGSGVELVEGDVTAPATLAALDGTVDLLVANPPYVPADTPVSAEVGHDPAHAVFAGPDGLDVIRPLAGTAARLLRPGGRLAVEHDESHAAEVLTVLAHAGFTDRGTRVDLAGRPRVAVATRA from the coding sequence GTGACCCCCTCGACGGGGACGCGGACGACCCGCACGCGGGTGGCCGCGGCCGCGCGGCGCCTGGCGGACGCGGGTGTCGACAGCCCACGAGTGGACGCCGAACTGCTCGCCGCCCACGTGCTCGGCGTCCCCCGCACGCGGCTGGTCCTCGCCCCCGATCTCGACGACGAGGCCTCCCGGCGCCTCGACGAGCTGGTGGAGCGCCGGGCGGCCCGCGAACCGCTGCAGCACCTCGTGGGGTCGGCGGTGCTCGGACCGGTGTCGGTCGCCGTCGGACCCGGCGTGTTCGTGCCCCGTCCGGAGACCGAGCTGCTGCTCACCGAGGGCGTCGCGAGCCTGCGCGGGACGGCGGCCCCGGTCGTCGTCGATCTCTGCACCGGCTCCGGCGCGCTGGCCCTCGCCCTGGCCGTCGCCCGGCCGGACGCCCGGGTGTGGGCGGTCGAGGCCGATCCGGACGCGCTCGCCTGGGCCGCCCGCAACCTCGCCGGCTCCGGGGTCGAGCTCGTCGAGGGCGACGTGACGGCCCCCGCCACGCTGGCGGCGCTCGACGGCACGGTGGACCTGCTGGTCGCGAACCCGCCCTACGTCCCGGCCGACACCCCGGTGTCCGCCGAGGTCGGTCACGACCCGGCGCACGCCGTCTTCGCCGGCCCGGACGGGCTGGACGTGATCCGCCCCCTCGCCGGCACCGCCGCGCGGCTGCTCCGCCCGGGCGGCCGGCTGGCCGTGGAGCACGACGAGTCGCACGCCGCGGAGGTGCTCACGGTGCTCGCGCACGCGGGGTTCACCGACCGCGGCACACGGGTCGACCTGGCCGGTCGGCCGCGGGTCGCGGTGGCGACGCGCGCCTGA
- a CDS encoding L-threonylcarbamoyladenylate synthase, protein MTTFDCRVPDTRAAGLAAATSAVRAGRLVVVPTDTSYGIGADAFDQDAVRELLAAKRRGPETPVPVLVGSWSTIDGLVPVVPSAARDLIEAFWPGGLSLVLPHAPSLSWDLGRTRGTVVLRMPLHPVALELLRECGPMAITGANAAGGSVPHTTADAYSQLGDLVEVYLDGGPLTADAGSTIVDLTGAEPTVRREGAVSAAQIAEVLGRQPVVA, encoded by the coding sequence GTGACCACGTTCGACTGCCGCGTCCCCGACACCCGAGCGGCCGGCCTCGCGGCGGCCACGTCGGCGGTGCGGGCGGGCCGGCTCGTCGTCGTCCCCACCGACACCTCCTACGGGATCGGGGCGGACGCGTTCGACCAGGACGCCGTGCGCGAACTGCTCGCGGCGAAACGGCGCGGACCCGAGACGCCGGTGCCGGTGCTGGTGGGCAGCTGGTCGACGATCGACGGCCTGGTGCCGGTCGTCCCGAGCGCTGCGCGCGACCTCATCGAGGCGTTCTGGCCCGGCGGGCTGAGCCTGGTCCTCCCGCACGCCCCGTCGCTGTCCTGGGACCTCGGCCGTACCCGGGGCACCGTGGTCCTGCGCATGCCGCTGCACCCGGTGGCGCTGGAGCTGCTGCGCGAGTGCGGCCCGATGGCGATCACCGGGGCGAACGCCGCCGGGGGATCGGTGCCGCACACCACCGCCGACGCGTACTCCCAGCTCGGCGACCTGGTGGAGGTCTACCTCGACGGCGGGCCGCTCACCGCCGACGCCGGCTCGACCATCGTCGACCTCACCGGCGCGGAGCCGACCGTCCGCCGCGAGGGTGCCGTCAGCGCCGCCCAGATCGCCGAGGTGCTCGGGCGTCAGCCGGTCGTCGCCTGA
- a CDS encoding AtpZ/AtpI family protein translates to MAEGWTVLSHLLAGFLLLGGIGWGIDLLLGTRWVLLVGLLLGGAASFALIYIRYLYLPPDTRPAQSSPRSGETTGQQDRKEPG, encoded by the coding sequence GTGGCCGAGGGATGGACCGTCCTGTCGCACCTCCTGGCCGGTTTCCTCCTCCTCGGCGGTATCGGGTGGGGGATCGACCTGCTGTTGGGTACACGCTGGGTGCTCCTCGTCGGGCTGTTGCTCGGCGGGGCTGCGTCCTTCGCGCTGATCTACATCCGCTACCTTTACCTCCCGCCGGACACCCGTCCGGCCCAATCCTCCCCGCGTTCCGGTGAAACGACCGGGCAGCAGGACCGGAAGGAGCCCGGGTGA
- the atpB gene encoding F0F1 ATP synthase subunit A encodes MISSLPTWLSQAPEPPAPGFKAPSGEDFNIPPMFEGVPVLEYVDKPVIQLIFSVVLILAFFTIATRSAQLLPGRTQWLAEKFHVLVRDSIARDNIGPEFRKYVPYLVALFAFLLVNNLFGIIPLIQFPTFSHPGMAYALAILTWLIYNIVGIRKQGFGGYIRLMTWPPGVPGWVRIILTPIEFLSNILLRPVTLAFRLFGNMFAGHLVLLLFVFGAEYMLLIADSVLLNVLSVGSFAMALIFTGFEAFIQLVQAYIFTILTASYIGASLADEH; translated from the coding sequence GTGATCTCGTCGTTGCCGACGTGGCTGTCGCAGGCCCCTGAGCCGCCGGCCCCCGGCTTCAAGGCCCCGAGCGGCGAGGACTTCAACATCCCCCCGATGTTCGAGGGGGTGCCGGTCCTCGAGTACGTCGACAAGCCCGTCATCCAGCTGATCTTCAGCGTCGTCCTGATCCTGGCCTTCTTCACGATCGCCACCCGTTCCGCGCAGTTGTTGCCGGGACGGACGCAGTGGCTCGCCGAGAAGTTCCACGTGTTGGTGCGCGACTCGATCGCCCGCGACAACATCGGGCCCGAGTTCCGCAAGTACGTGCCCTACCTGGTGGCGCTCTTCGCGTTCCTGTTGGTGAACAACCTCTTCGGGATCATCCCGTTGATCCAGTTCCCCACGTTCTCCCACCCGGGCATGGCCTACGCGCTCGCGATCCTGACGTGGCTGATCTACAACATCGTCGGCATCCGCAAGCAGGGATTCGGCGGCTACATCCGCCTCATGACCTGGCCCCCCGGCGTGCCGGGCTGGGTCCGCATCATCCTCACCCCGATCGAATTCCTCTCGAACATCCTCCTGCGGCCGGTGACGCTCGCGTTCCGGTTGTTCGGGAACATGTTCGCGGGCCATCTCGTGCTGCTGCTGTTCGTCTTCGGTGCCGAGTACATGCTGCTCATCGCCGATTCGGTGCTGCTGAACGTGCTCTCCGTGGGCTCGTTCGCCATGGCGTTGATCTTCACCGGGTTCGAGGCGTTCATCCAGCTCGTGCAGGCGTACATCTTCACGATCCTCACGGCGTCCTACATCGGCGCCTCCCTGGCCGACGAGCACTAG
- a CDS encoding class F sortase — MTAPPTRPSATGRSRSRSLLLVGIALVAAVGVVLVVLGLAGTGGTRSAAPIAAPDARPPVTVSATPAPAAPGVPPSPPVSIDIPAIGVRSVVNASGLNPDGTIAVPAPGPQYDQASWYTGSAQAGQDGPSVILGHIDSAKNGPSVFYRLSALRPLDEFTVTAADGRTLVYKVNSVQTYPKDAFPSEAVYGPTTRPEMRLITCGGPFDDSARSYRDNTVVFANQIA, encoded by the coding sequence ATGACGGCACCACCGACCCGGCCGAGTGCGACCGGCCGGTCCCGGAGTCGGTCGCTACTGCTGGTCGGGATCGCCCTGGTCGCGGCGGTCGGCGTGGTCCTGGTCGTCCTCGGGCTCGCGGGCACCGGCGGGACCCGCTCCGCCGCCCCGATCGCCGCCCCGGACGCCCGTCCCCCGGTCACCGTGTCGGCGACCCCGGCGCCGGCCGCGCCCGGCGTGCCGCCCTCGCCTCCCGTGAGCATCGACATCCCGGCCATCGGGGTGCGCTCGGTGGTCAACGCGAGCGGGCTCAACCCCGACGGGACCATCGCGGTCCCGGCGCCGGGGCCGCAGTACGACCAGGCGTCCTGGTACACCGGGTCGGCGCAGGCGGGCCAGGACGGTCCCTCGGTCATCCTGGGCCACATCGACTCGGCGAAGAACGGTCCCTCGGTGTTCTACCGGCTCTCCGCACTCCGGCCGCTCGACGAGTTCACCGTCACCGCCGCCGACGGCCGGACCCTGGTCTACAAGGTGAACTCCGTGCAGACCTATCCGAAGGACGCGTTCCCCTCCGAGGCCGTCTACGGGCCGACCACGCGACCCGAGATGCGACTGATCACGTGCGGCGGGCCGTTCGACGACAGCGCGCGCTCCTATCGCGACAACACGGTGGTCTTCGCGAACCAGATCGCCTGA
- the tsaE gene encoding tRNA (adenosine(37)-N6)-threonylcarbamoyltransferase complex ATPase subunit type 1 TsaE gives MDEVTFSSGGPDDTARVATAIAPHLRAGDALLLTGDLAAGKTTFTRALVAALGSAAAVTSPTFSLANFYDTPGPRVLHVDTYRLDDVAEFRDLGLDEYLDEVIAVIEWAGLVASEFPEPLRLTFTKTGESGRTITLSGDGRWDAVLTELAVHA, from the coding sequence ATGGACGAGGTGACTTTCTCGAGCGGGGGGCCGGACGACACGGCCCGGGTGGCGACGGCCATCGCCCCCCACCTGCGGGCGGGCGACGCGCTGCTGCTGACCGGTGACCTGGCGGCCGGCAAGACGACCTTCACGCGTGCCCTGGTGGCCGCCCTGGGGTCGGCGGCGGCGGTGACCAGCCCGACCTTCTCGCTCGCCAACTTCTACGACACCCCCGGCCCGCGGGTGCTGCACGTCGACACCTACCGGCTCGACGACGTCGCCGAGTTCCGCGACCTCGGGCTCGACGAGTACCTCGACGAGGTGATCGCCGTGATCGAGTGGGCCGGTCTCGTCGCCTCGGAGTTCCCCGAGCCACTGCGCCTCACCTTCACGAAGACGGGGGAGAGCGGACGGACGATCACGCTCTCTGGCGACGGCCGCTGGGACGCGGTGCTGACCGAGCTGGCGGTGCACGCGTGA